In Parasegetibacter sp. NRK P23, the genomic stretch TCTTATTTCACCACCCAGGATGCCATTAAAGGAATGGTCTTTAATCCTTTTGTCATAATTCAACTGCGCGCGTGCCGTATAACTGGATGTATTGCCCGCTATCTGGCGGAGATAACCACCTCTCGGGATATTGTACTTCATGGTGCCATCCGTGTTCACCACCACATAACTGTTGGTGTACCTTCTGGCCACCGAAGAAAGTTCGGAGGCGAAGTAATCCATATCGGAACGAGAGGTTTCATAAATACCGCCGAAAGAAAGATTAAAGCCGCCGCCAATGGCATAGTTGAAGTTGGCATTGAAGCGGTTGTTTACGGTACGGGTTTTGTCCGACACCTCGTTCACATCCACCAAGGGGTAATACAACTGATCGTACAACCCTTGAGAAATCAGCACATTGTTGTACCAGGGAGAAATTCCGGAACCCACAATAGAAGCAGGGTTGCCATTCACGTCCTGGAAACGCTCATAAGGTGAAAAGGAAGTTACGCCGGGCACGGGCGCACTGTTCACCCTTCTTTCCAGGTAATCGGTGGTCAGTTCAAGGAAAAGTTTCCTGGACAGTTTCAGGTTACTGCGTGCGGAAAGCAGGAACCGGTTGTTGGTGTTTTTAATTTGTGAAGAACGGTTTCCGGTATAATTCCCGGTGATATAATAAGTGGCATTCGCCGAACCGCCCGACACATTAAAATTATAGGTTTGGGTAACGGCGGAACGCAGGAACAGCCTGCTGTAATCTTCGAGGTTATCATAATTTTCCAGCTCAGCGAACGACTTCGCCGCCTGGTCGGGCGTTACCATATTGGCGGCGGATTGCGCCAGCAGGTAGTACACCATATTGCGTTGCACCGCACCACCGGTGGAGGTAGCCAACTGGCCCCATGAACTGGCGTTGATGCTGGAAGAGGAAAGGGTTCTTTGGTAATTGGCGACAATGGAAGCGGCGTTATCGTCCCACCGGAACCTGCTGTAATCCTCTTTGGGTGTAATGCCCAATGTGGTCCTGAACGTGAACCGCGTTTTGCCCTGCGCCGCCTGTTTCCTCGCGATCACCACCACGCCATTTGACGCGCGCACCCCATAAACGGTAGCCGCGGCCGCATCTTTCAGAATGGTGACGGATTCTATTTCGTTGGGATCGATCATATCCAACGTAAGCTCCGTAGGATAACCATCTATCACGATAAGCGGACTTTGGTTGGCAGACATGGTAGAGATACCGCGGATATTGAACAGCGGGCGCGAGGTGCCGTTAGCCGTAAAATTCACATCGTTGTTGATCATCAGTCCCGGCAACCTGTTCACCAGGCCATCCAGGAAATTCGTGCTGATCCGGGATTCATATTCTTTGGTGCTGATCCTGGATACCGCACCGGTGCTTTGTTCCGGGCGAATCCGCTGGTAACCGGTGTTCACGGAAACCTGTATATCTTCCAACCGCTCTTCAGCGGGAACCAGCCTGATCACCACATCGTTCAGGGTAAGCATAGCAGCCGTAACCGTTATGCGCCGCGTTTCGAAACCGATATAAGAAACGATAAGCACCTCTCCTTCCTTCACAGTCGCATTGAAGAAACCATCAGCATCCGTGGCACCCGATACCTGTCCGTTCCGCGATGTTACCGATGCGCCGGAAAGCGGGCGACCGGTAGAATCCACCACGCGCAACTTCACGGGCGGGGCCAGGAAAATTTCGTTCCCCAACGGCAGCGACGGGTTTACCACCGGCTTCCGCGAAAGAAAAATGGTTTTTCCTTTTATCGAATAATCCAATGGCTGGTCAAGGAACACAATATCCAGCAATTCTTCCAGGGGCATGCCCGTTGCGGATACAGACACCGGTTTTGTGCCTGAAATAATTCTCTCGTTCGCGAATACGACATAACCCGTCTGGTTCCTGATGGCGGAAAATACCTGTTTCAGCGAAAGGTTCCTGCCGGTCAATGTCACGTTCTGCGCCGTTCCGGCAGCATAGGTGTGCATGAAAGCTACAATCAGAAAAAGAACAGTTAGTCTCATAATCCTCAACATTTTAGCGAGGCGGTGACGATCCCGGGGCCTGCGGCTCCGCAACAACATGTTCACGGACACGAGGGGATTGCCACAATCAGCAGTTTTTTGCATAAATTGTGCACTGTTTTGGTTGTTAAAAATGGTATCACGTCATTGGAGCAACCCAATATTACCGGGAGTGGAGCAAACACTTCCGGTTTGTTTTTTGGGGTCGCCCAATACTATTAAAAAGCCGCCTGTTCCATCGGAACGGCCACATAGGATGCGGTGTAATGATGTTAAGGGAGTACGATCAGTTGCCTGCCCTCTATTTTAAAATTCACCTCTGAACGCTTCAGGCCTGTCAACAGATCGGCCAGGGCCAGGTCTTTTGTGATCCCACCCCAGAAAGTAATGTTCGGCACCTTGCCTTTGTACACTACCTCGATATCGTACCAGCGTTCCAACTGGCGCATCACCTGTTCCAGCGATGCTCCGTCGAAATCGAAAAGTCCGTCTTTCCAGGCTACTACCCGGGCCGTATTCACACCGCTCACCACCTGAACACTTTCCGTTACAAGCGCCTGCTCCCCGGGCCTTATCTGCCTGCTTGTATTTCCTTTGCTTACACGCACTGATCCTTCCAGCAAGGTAGTGGCCAGCCCCTCCTCATTGCTGTAACTGTTCACGTTGAAGTGCGTGCCCAGCACCGTTATTTCAGCACGGTTATCGGCATTCACCACAAACGGGATCGTGCCTTTGGTTACTTCAAAATAGGCTTCGCCGGTAATATCAACTTTACGTTCAGTACCGGAGAACGCGGTCGGGTAACGGATCGTACTCGCGGCGTTCAGCCACACTTTTGTACCATCGGGAAGGGTAAGCTGAAACTGTCGTCCTTTGGGCGTAGACATGGTATTGTACACCACCGCATTGCCTTTGCCTTCATATACCAGTGCGCCATCCACTACTTTGGCGGTTACGCCGTTCTGCAAAGCCACGGTTCCACTCGTTATGGTATCCAGCAACACCTGAGAACCATCTGCCAGCGTAAGCACCGCGCCCTCTTTGCCGGGAGCTATCATAGGCGGGCCCACCTCCACCATATCGGGAACATCAGTTGTGTACGTCGTCATGAAGTAGCCACCCGCGGCCAACAGCAGCAGAATACTGGCGGCGACCCACCAACGGCGGTACAACGGTATCGCTTTCACCACAGGCGCGGCGGGTACAACGGCCTCTTCCGCCTGCAGCTGCGCGAAAACACCTTTCTTTACCGCGGCGTACCTTTCGGGCAAATCAAGGCCCAAAGCTTCCCAGAATGCCCAGTCGCTTTCCAGCAACGCGGCCAGTTCTTCCTGGTGGGCGGGAGAACGCAGCATTTCGGTTAAATGCGCCCTTTCTTCCTCCGAAAGATTGCCTTCCGCGTAGCGGGTCATATAATATGAAAGCGACTTATTTACCATGTTCTTGTATTAATAGACCGGGGTTTTGAAAGATAGGGTCGGTCAGGAGTAAAGTTTTTTTAAAATTTTTTTTCACGTAAGAGGCCTGCACGCTGCTCAAGGTTTTTATGGCAATCCATTCAACTAAATCACAGCCAAAAGAAATTCCACCACATCTCGTGTTTTAAAAGCAATCCATTAAACTCACCCACATGCCAACCCATTCAGCTCCCCTCTCCCCCGGGAGAGGGGCCGGGGGTGAGGCTTCACCAGAACAACAGCAGTATCCATACTATATCCGCATGTGTTTTCAGGTAATCCCGCAGGTATACCAACGCGGCCACCATATGCCCTTTCACGGTGTTCCTGGAAATGCTCAGCCTTTCTGCGATCTCTTCATACGTAAGCTCCTCTTCCCTGCTCAGGCGGAATACTTCTTTTCTTTTGGGTGGAAGCGTGGCCACGGCGGCATCAATAAGGTTGGAAAGTTCTTTCAACTCCACCTGCGGTGCTGAAGTGGCCGTTATTTCAGGCGCCTCCTCCTTTACTTCATTCCGCATACGGGAAAGATCAGCATTGATGGCCGAAATAGCTTTGTTGCGGGCAATGGTATAAATGTAGCCGGAGAAGTTACTGACTTCAAGCAACCTGTGCCTGTTCCGCCACACACTGATAAAAACATCCTGGGAAATTTCCTGCACCAGTTCCGCGTTTTTCACCCAATACAGGAGATAGGGATAGACAACCGGGGTATAATGGTCCATGATGGCCCCCAGTGCAGCCTGATCGTTTTCCGCCATCCGCAGGAGCAAAGCCGCTTCGTCGTAATATTTCTGATCGGTCAACAACAGGTGAATTTGAATTGCGCTAAGTGCGCAAACTATATCAATTTTCCGAAAATCTGCCCCGCAAACACTGAAGTTGTTCCCGGAACAACAATTAATCGGGCCCGCTTGAACAGTATTTTTTAAATTTGCTCCTATGAACCGAAGGAAATAATGGCCCATATTTAAGCATAAAAAACTTTATCATGAATACAGCCCTTTTGTTCCTCGTCGGCTTCCTTGCCGGTTTTTTTCTCCTCAGGACAGTCTTCAGGAAAAAGGGCCGGTAACCGCTTTCAAAGGAACTTTTACAATTATGGCAGTAGCAAAAGAAAAACTCCGGCTCGATAAATACCTCTGGTCCATCCGCCTTTTCAAAACACGCTCCATCGCTTCCGAAGCATGTGAAAAAGGGAAAGTGAAATTCATGGGCGCTTCCGCCAAACCCGCCAAAACAGTGAATGTGGGCGATGAATATGAAGTGCGCGCCGAAACCCGGAAATGGGTGATCAAAGTTACAGGATTGCTCCATACCCGACAGGCCTACAGCGAAGCCATTAAATATTATACCGACCTTACCCCACCGGAAGAAGTTGATGGCATCCAGTTCCAGGCCGATACGTTCCACACCGGGAAACGCCTCAGCAAGATCGGCCGCCCCACCAAAAAGCAACGCCGCGACCTCGAAGGTTTTATGGACGATGAAGATTGATCGTATCTTCGCCGGGTCAAGGCCGTAAACCGGCACCGGATGGGCATTCCTCCGGCCAAAGCAAAATGATAAGATACTGATGAAAATAGATATCCTCACCGTAGTGCCCGACCTGCTGGAAGGCCCCTTCTCCCACTCTATCATGAAACGTGCGCGGGACAAAGGACTGCTGGAAGTGAACCTCATCAACCTGAGAGATTATACGCCGCTGCCACGCGCCCAGGTAGACGATTACCCCTTTGGCGGAGGCGCTGGTATGGTACTGATGATAGAGCCACTGGTGAACGCCATTGAAACATTACAGGCACAAACCCCTTACGATGAGATCATTTACATGACGCCCGACGGCGCCACTTTCAACCAGAAAACCGCCAACAAGCTTTCTTTAAAAGAGAACCTGCTCATCATCTGCGGACATTACAAAGGGATCGACGAACGCGTACGCGAACATTTTGTGACCATGGAGATATCCATCGGCGACTATGTACTGAGTGGCGGGGAACTGGCCGCAGCCGTGGTGGTAGATGCTATCGGCAGGATTATACCCGGCGTACTGAGCGATGAAACCTCCGCCCTCACCGATTCGTTCCAGGATAACCTGCTCGCACCGCCCGTATACACGCGGCCCGCGGAATTCAGGGGCTGGAAAGTACCCGAAGTATTGCTGGAAGGCAACCACCGTAAAGTGGATGAATGGCGCCACGAAGAAGCCATCCGCCGCACCACCCAACGCCGCCCCGACCTGATGGAACCCGACGCTACGAAAGCGCCTTCCCCATCAAAGGATCGGTAGTGGTGCTTTTACCCGTTTCTATCTTGCCCGCGAAGCGCCACAAAAAGTTGGCGGCATCCGATTTACGAATCACCACGTCGTACCAGCAGTTGGTTTTTTGCAGCGGGATTTTGTATTCCACAGAAGCACCGGCTTTAACAGCCATTTTTTTCCCGCCGGTACCGTAAGAAGGATCTGCCACTTCCAATTGAGTATTGGTATTCCCTGTGTTCGTAATTATAAGCGTAGCATACTCCAGTCCTTTGGTGTAGGTGAGCTTTACCTGCAGCGCATCACTGCCATCCCCCTTGTATTCGCGAAAGAACCCGTTTGCACCATGTAACTGAAGGTGGTACCGCCCCTTTTCAAATTGAACTAACGGCCAGGAATAACCTATTTCATCTCCGGGTTTTACGGTAAAGTTCCAGTTGTGCATCAACGCTTCTCCATCTTCCCGTTTAAACTTACCCGGCGCATACACCTGGAAAGCAGCGCCTATGGCGCGTTTGCTAAAGAGTTTATTCGCGGCACCCATGTTTATTTCCAATGTCCCGTTCTTCACGGCGGCATCAGCGTACCATTCGGACGAAATTGTGCAGGCGGGTCGTGTACCGGGTTCCTGTTGAGGAACGGCGTTTACCTGGTTTGCCGTATTACCCAGTTGTGTGGCATCGAGTCTCCTGTAATTGCCGGGAAGCTCCTTGAAACTGGCGCGGTGTATGTCTTCCACCACCTTATCTCTTTCGAGGAAAGTGGGATTGGTGCCGGTTTCTTTTACCGCGGGACGAAACACCGAAGTAAGGTCCCCGCAAACCGTCCGTCTCCATTCGGTAATGTTTGCTTCCTTTACATTTTTCCCTTTGCCCGAGAGCCAGGTTTCCAGGAATTGCAGGGAAGAAGTATGGTCGAACACTTCCGAGTTCACCCAACCGCCGCGCGACCAAGGTGACGCGATCACCAGTGGAACGCGGAAGCCCAGTCCGATGGGACTTTCCCGGCGGCTCTCCGCTTTTGAAGTTCTTTTCTCCTCCATATCCATGGTTACCCATTCGGAGCGGGTATCCATTCCTTTGGAAACAGCGCCCGTCCAGGGTTTATCGGAATGTGGCGGCACAAAAGGCGGAACATGGTCGAAATAGCCATCGTTCTCATCGTAGGTGAGGATGAAAATGGTTTTCTTCCACACTTCCGGGTTTTTGGTAAGAATGTCCAGCGCTTCGGAAACATACCAGGCGCCATACCAGGGTGCCCCGGGGTGATCGGAGAAATTACAGGGCGCCACCAACCAGGATACGGCGGGCAATTCCCCTGTGTTCACATCTTTACGAAACTGGTGGAAGATATCGCCTTTGGGCACTTTCACTTCTCTTTTTTCTGCACCTTCTCCGTAAAAAATGGATTCCACTTCATGGTAATCGGGATCACCCGTATTGGTAACGAACGCCCTTTTGTGGAGGTTCTTTTCAAATTCAGAAAGTTTTTCCCAGCGTGCTGCGTTCCATTCTTTTGAAGCTTCTTCTACCTGCTTCATCAACTTCTTCTTTTCTTCCAGCTTTTTAGTTTTCTCAGTATCCGCGGGATTTTCGTTTAAATCTTTGGTCAACGCCTCTATTTCACCGGGCAGTTCTTTAAGGAGTTTGGCCAGGAAATCGAGGTGCGCGGGATGTAACCTTACATTGTACTGCTTGTAAAATTCAAGGCTGTTGTCGGTAAAGTTGGCGAGCCAGCCATCTTCTTCATCTCCCAATCCTACGGGAATGCTGAGTTCGTTCTGGTACACCTTCCAGGAAACGCCGGCTTCTTCCATGCGTTCGGGAAATGTTTTCCAGGTGATGTCTTTGTGGTCGATCTGCCCGTTCATCACGTGGGGCAGAGATTGTGGGTTGTGGGGTTCGGGCCGGAAAGCCGCGGACCAGAAAAAAGTCCTGTTCGTACTGGTTCCTGTTAAAGAGGAGCAGAAATGCTGGTCGCAAACCGTGAACGCGTCGGCCAGGGCATAATAGAAGGGAATATCGTTCCGGTCGTAGAAGCCCATGGTAAGGGGCATTTCTTTGTACGCTTTGTTGCCGGGCTTTTTGGCTTCGAGCCAGTTGTCCATTTTCCCGTTGTTGCGGGCATCGGTCATATCGGTCCAGGAGTGGGGCAATGAACCCATCCAGGTGGCTTTCGAGTTTTTGATGTCCAGCCGGAACGGCGCATAGGTGTCACCGTTTTTATTCTGCTGGAACCATACCGGGAGACCGTTGGGTAAACGGAGGGCACGCGGATCGTTGAAGCCGCGTACCCCTTTCAGCCTGCCATAACAATGATCGAAGGAGCGGTTTTCCTGCATCAGGAACACCACATGCTCGGCGTCCATGAACGTGGTACCGGGATCGGCGCTGATGGCCATGGCCCGTTGAATGGAAGCGGGCAGCAGTTGTGCCATACCCGTTGCGCCGGCCAGCATGGTGGCTTTTTTGATGAAGTCTCTCCTTGAATCCTGCATGTTGCTGAAGCTTATAATTTGTGCGGCAATGTTACTGAACTTTGGTTATTTCACCCACCAGGTGGCTTTATTGATCTCGTCGTTGCCTTCTCCAAACTGCGTTTTGATGGCGGCTCCCACGTTCTTCGCGTTGAAGTTGTATTCCGACTGCGGATAGATCCACCTGAATGGAATGGTGACGCCGGAAGGCCTGCGGAAAGCGGGATACCCGGTGCGGAGGTGTTCCCGGAAAGCGGTCCAGCCGTTCTGGAAGAAAGATTCAATGTACTTTTCCGTGATAATCATCTTGATTCTTTCTTCATCGCTTGCGGCAGCAGAGAAATTGTTGGCGGCGTGCGCCAGATACATACCGGCGGCATCTTCACTTACATAAGCGTTCAGGCCTTTGGCATACGTTTCATAAAATTTGAAAGAACCTTTCACCGCCTGGTTAAAGAAAGTGCCTGCATTCCCATCGATCCAGCCACGCACGGCCGCTTCAGCCAGGATGAGTTGTTGTTCGGCATAACTCACCAAAACACGCGGTTCTGTTGTTGGATCCTGGTAGTACCGTTCCTTCACTTTAGATGTTTTACCGGCAGCGGCTTTCAGGTTCACCTGCGCGTAAGGCGCGGCGGGATCGCCTCCTTCGTAGGAAGTAAAATCACTTTCCGGTTTGCCCGCTTCTTTGCCCAGTTTGGTTTGGGTACAGAAGATGAACAGGCGCGGATCCTGCTTGTCCTGTAGCAATTTGATAAAAGTGGAATCCATGTACATGCCGGAGCCGAAACCACTGGAGTTGAATTCAGGATAGCGGTTGTCCTGCTGATCGCGGAAAACAAGCTGGCCATTATCGATCGTACCGGAAAGCAGGGGCTGGGTCTGGTAGATGTTTTTGAAGGAAGAAACGATGTTCAGGTCGGCTTCGCCGGTTCTTTTGGAAAGCGAAAGCAATACTTTCAGCCGGAAGCTGTTCACCAGCTTTCTCCATTGTGCCACACTTCCACTGTAGATGATGTCTCCGTTGATGATTGTGTTCTCTTTGGAGAGTATATCATTCGCTTCTTCCAGTTCTTTCAGCACACCTTTTAATACCGTTTTCTGGTCGTCGTATACCGGGGCGAAATAAGGTTCTGTTTCCGATTCAGCCTGCAGTGCCTGGGTATAGGGCACGTCTCCGAAAGTAAGTGTGAGGTTATAAAAATAGTACGCGCGGAAAAACTTAGCCAGTGCCGAATAAGATGGAACGCCGATGCGGATCGCTTCTTCGTTCATCTTGGTGATATCGCGGAGCCTGCCGTAGGCGCTGAAATCGCCCCGTCCCCATTTGTAATACTGCGCGGTGTTTTCACCATCGGTTTGCACCAGCATTTTCGTGGCGTACAGCGGTGTTGTTCCACCGAAATCGCGGAACGCTTCCCACTCAATTTTGGTGAGTTGCAACTGCGGGTGGGTGGTGGTTGCACGGTTGGGATCGGTGTTCATTTCAGAGAAATCCTTGCAGGAAAAGAGCAGACTCATTCCGGCGATCAGTCCTATATGGAGTGTTTTTTTCAACATGATGACAGGTTAATTCAGTTAGAGTTTAACATTGATGGAGAAGCCTACATAGCGGGCGGAAGGGTCCTGGAGGTTGTCGTCGTTACCGTAATCCGGATCCAGGTACGGCACTTTCTTCCACATAAGCAGGTTATAACCGTAGAGCGAAAGATCCACACCTTTCAGACTGCCCAGTTTCACGAGTTTGGTGAGGTCGTATCCAATGGAAAGTCTTCTCAGTTTGAAGTAAGAGCGATCGAAGATGTTCGCGAATTTCTCGCTTTCCTGTTCGGTTACCCTTGCCTGGTAGGGATACACCTGCGACCAGGTTTGCCAGTTCACCGCACGGGTATTGGGTTTGTAGGTACGGGTATCGGAGATCACGTTTCCGTTCACATCTCTTTGCAGCGTACCACCTGTAACGATTACGCCCTGGGGAACATATACCGGTTGACCGGCAGCATATTCAGCATCGCGGTATTCCACGGAGGACGGGTGTTTTCCGCCCCACCACATTTTTTCGATGGTCACGGAGCGGAGCAGGCCACCCCATGCGCCGTCGATGTCCAGGTTCACGGTGAAGTTTCCAATCTTAAAGCTGTTCTGCATACCCAGTCTCCAGTTCGGATCCAGGTTGCCCACGTTTTTCACAAATGGGTCTTTGATGGGCAGACCTGTATTGCCGTCCAGGATCACTTCTCCGGTGGCACTCTTCTGCCAAACCGTGCTGTAGTAAGCATCGGCGCGGTCGCCCACTACAAAGTTGCCGTACTTCGCCTGGTTATTGTAAATCTCTGTGAGTTTACGGACAGAACGGCTCCAGTTCAGGCCCATGTTCCAGGAGAAATTCTTCTGAAGAATCGGTTTAATACCGGCCACCACTTCAAAACCATTGGTCGTGTATTGGTTGCCATTTACTTTCCGGGAATTG encodes the following:
- a CDS encoding SusC/RagA family TonB-linked outer membrane protein; translated protein: MRLTVLFLIVAFMHTYAAGTAQNVTLTGRNLSLKQVFSAIRNQTGYVVFANERIISGTKPVSVSATGMPLEELLDIVFLDQPLDYSIKGKTIFLSRKPVVNPSLPLGNEIFLAPPVKLRVVDSTGRPLSGASVTSRNGQVSGATDADGFFNATVKEGEVLIVSYIGFETRRITVTAAMLTLNDVVIRLVPAEERLEDIQVSVNTGYQRIRPEQSTGAVSRISTKEYESRISTNFLDGLVNRLPGLMINNDVNFTANGTSRPLFNIRGISTMSANQSPLIVIDGYPTELTLDMIDPNEIESVTILKDAAAATVYGVRASNGVVVIARKQAAQGKTRFTFRTTLGITPKEDYSRFRWDDNAASIVANYQRTLSSSSINASSWGQLATSTGGAVQRNMVYYLLAQSAANMVTPDQAAKSFAELENYDNLEDYSRLFLRSAVTQTYNFNVSGGSANATYYITGNYTGNRSSQIKNTNNRFLLSARSNLKLSRKLFLELTTDYLERRVNSAPVPGVTSFSPYERFQDVNGNPASIVGSGISPWYNNVLISQGLYDQLYYPLVDVNEVSDKTRTVNNRFNANFNYAIGGGFNLSFGGIYETSRSDMDYFASELSSVARRYTNSYVVVNTDGTMKYNIPRGGYLRQIAGNTSSYTARAQLNYDKRIKDHSFNGILGGEIRSLVDKSNRASYFGYNNETLLHQPVDYAAITTGSVRGTFNLGSPFQNGFTTLFDQQYVEDRFLSGYSNLVYSFRNTYSLTGSARIDQSNLFGTNPKYKYKPLWSLGAAWNIHNEAFLKEVNWLTQLKLRVAYGFNGNVAKMSLPQVIAQSTLNNYTVPASPALRLASYANSSLRWEQTKSFNVGADYGIHKNISGSIDYYRKNSTDLLGNALIDPTIGVSPSLINRAVIQNNGIEFALRADWIKTQKLHWNMGLVLARNTSKVMDVYQRGDYNPQTLNSIGFVKDYPVGALFAYRYAGIDSAGYSLIMNGKGTLYHTNNNSLGSPTTALMASDTSDVSRYMGSSIPTINAGLSNTVDIGRFYVFCMINYYGGFKTRIPRPNPSAPRPLEGAGDYWKTKGDELTTDVMGLAAYRSANSNNAYNYADKYVVNADYITLADLTVSYRIDHVGFIKKAGFSLFELKAQASNLWTVGLNKYNYSMATGSFQKTYLTPTYTFAIFTNF
- a CDS encoding FecR domain-containing protein; translated protein: MVNKSLSYYMTRYAEGNLSEEERAHLTEMLRSPAHQEELAALLESDWAFWEALGLDLPERYAAVKKGVFAQLQAEEAVVPAAPVVKAIPLYRRWWVAASILLLLAAGGYFMTTYTTDVPDMVEVGPPMIAPGKEGAVLTLADGSQVLLDTITSGTVALQNGVTAKVVDGALVYEGKGNAVVYNTMSTPKGRQFQLTLPDGTKVWLNAASTIRYPTAFSGTERKVDITGEAYFEVTKGTIPFVVNADNRAEITVLGTHFNVNSYSNEEGLATTLLEGSVRVSKGNTSRQIRPGEQALVTESVQVVSGVNTARVVAWKDGLFDFDGASLEQVMRQLERWYDIEVVYKGKVPNITFWGGITKDLALADLLTGLKRSEVNFKIEGRQLIVLP
- a CDS encoding RNA polymerase sigma factor, which produces MLTDQKYYDEAALLLRMAENDQAALGAIMDHYTPVVYPYLLYWVKNAELVQEISQDVFISVWRNRHRLLEVSNFSGYIYTIARNKAISAINADLSRMRNEVKEEAPEITATSAPQVELKELSNLIDAAVATLPPKRKEVFRLSREEELTYEEIAERLSISRNTVKGHMVAALVYLRDYLKTHADIVWILLLFW
- a CDS encoding RNA-binding S4 domain-containing protein, which produces MAVAKEKLRLDKYLWSIRLFKTRSIASEACEKGKVKFMGASAKPAKTVNVGDEYEVRAETRKWVIKVTGLLHTRQAYSEAIKYYTDLTPPEEVDGIQFQADTFHTGKRLSKIGRPTKKQRRDLEGFMDDED
- the trmD gene encoding tRNA (guanosine(37)-N1)-methyltransferase TrmD, producing MKIDILTVVPDLLEGPFSHSIMKRARDKGLLEVNLINLRDYTPLPRAQVDDYPFGGGAGMVLMIEPLVNAIETLQAQTPYDEIIYMTPDGATFNQKTANKLSLKENLLIICGHYKGIDERVREHFVTMEISIGDYVLSGGELAAAVVVDAIGRIIPGVLSDETSALTDSFQDNLLAPPVYTRPAEFRGWKVPEVLLEGNHRKVDEWRHEEAIRRTTQRRPDLMEPDATKAPSPSKDR
- a CDS encoding phosphocholine-specific phospholipase C; translated protein: MQDSRRDFIKKATMLAGATGMAQLLPASIQRAMAISADPGTTFMDAEHVVFLMQENRSFDHCYGRLKGVRGFNDPRALRLPNGLPVWFQQNKNGDTYAPFRLDIKNSKATWMGSLPHSWTDMTDARNNGKMDNWLEAKKPGNKAYKEMPLTMGFYDRNDIPFYYALADAFTVCDQHFCSSLTGTSTNRTFFWSAAFRPEPHNPQSLPHVMNGQIDHKDITWKTFPERMEEAGVSWKVYQNELSIPVGLGDEEDGWLANFTDNSLEFYKQYNVRLHPAHLDFLAKLLKELPGEIEALTKDLNENPADTEKTKKLEEKKKLMKQVEEASKEWNAARWEKLSEFEKNLHKRAFVTNTGDPDYHEVESIFYGEGAEKREVKVPKGDIFHQFRKDVNTGELPAVSWLVAPCNFSDHPGAPWYGAWYVSEALDILTKNPEVWKKTIFILTYDENDGYFDHVPPFVPPHSDKPWTGAVSKGMDTRSEWVTMDMEEKRTSKAESRRESPIGLGFRVPLVIASPWSRGGWVNSEVFDHTSSLQFLETWLSGKGKNVKEANITEWRRTVCGDLTSVFRPAVKETGTNPTFLERDKVVEDIHRASFKELPGNYRRLDATQLGNTANQVNAVPQQEPGTRPACTISSEWYADAAVKNGTLEINMGAANKLFSKRAIGAAFQVYAPGKFKREDGEALMHNWNFTVKPGDEIGYSWPLVQFEKGRYHLQLHGANGFFREYKGDGSDALQVKLTYTKGLEYATLIITNTGNTNTQLEVADPSYGTGGKKMAVKAGASVEYKIPLQKTNCWYDVVIRKSDAANFLWRFAGKIETGKSTTTDPLMGKALS
- a CDS encoding SusD/RagB family nutrient-binding outer membrane lipoprotein — encoded protein: MLKKTLHIGLIAGMSLLFSCKDFSEMNTDPNRATTTHPQLQLTKIEWEAFRDFGGTTPLYATKMLVQTDGENTAQYYKWGRGDFSAYGRLRDITKMNEEAIRIGVPSYSALAKFFRAYYFYNLTLTFGDVPYTQALQAESETEPYFAPVYDDQKTVLKGVLKELEEANDILSKENTIINGDIIYSGSVAQWRKLVNSFRLKVLLSLSKRTGEADLNIVSSFKNIYQTQPLLSGTIDNGQLVFRDQQDNRYPEFNSSGFGSGMYMDSTFIKLLQDKQDPRLFIFCTQTKLGKEAGKPESDFTSYEGGDPAAPYAQVNLKAAAGKTSKVKERYYQDPTTEPRVLVSYAEQQLILAEAAVRGWIDGNAGTFFNQAVKGSFKFYETYAKGLNAYVSEDAAGMYLAHAANNFSAAASDEERIKMIITEKYIESFFQNGWTAFREHLRTGYPAFRRPSGVTIPFRWIYPQSEYNFNAKNVGAAIKTQFGEGNDEINKATWWVK